The Tumebacillus amylolyticus DNA segment GAAGGGATAAGCGCTGAAAGCATCTAAGCGCGAAGCCCCCCTCAAGATAAGACTTCCCACACGGTCAACGTGGTAAGACCCCCTGTAGACGACAGGGTTGATAGGCTGGAGGTGTACGTGCCGCGAGGCATTCAGCTGACCAGTACTAATCGGTCGAGGGCTTATCCTAAGTTCTTGAATCACACACAAAGTTTGCTCCACCAGTTTCATGTCTCGTGATGATGGCGGAAAGGTCACACCTGTTCCCATCCCGAACACAGAAGTTAAGCTTTCCAGCGCCGATGGTACTTGGACCGCAGGGTCCCGGGAGAGTAGGACGTCGCGAGGCAACATGCAGCATGAGAAAGACCCGAGCCTACAGGGCCTCGGGTCTTTTTACTAAAAATTTTTGACAAGTGTAGAGGAGGTTGACCCCCATGTTGAAGTCTCCTATCGGTCGTTTGCGTGCCATCGGGATCATCGAGGGACTGTCGTTTCTCGTGCTCCTTTTGATCGCCATGCCGCTCAAATACGTCGCAGGGAAACCGGAAGCGGTGCAAATTGTCGGGGCCGTTCACGGTGTGTTGTTTGTGCTGTACATCGGAGCCGTTCTTCTGGCGGCGAAAGCGCGTCGGTGGTCGTTCGGACGCGTGGTGATCGCGTTGATCGTGTCTTCGATCCCGATCGGAACCTTTGTGTTCGATAAGAGTTTGCGCCGTGAGCAACATAACCTTGCATAATTATACAGTAAGACCTGGTCCATTCATGGATCAGGTCTTTTTTTTGATCAACAGCCGTTGATAAATAATTTTTTTCAGTAATTATTTCTTACGCTTTTTCCACTTTTTAAGGTATCATAAGGTAATGGTAATGTTGTTGGCGACTTTTCCGGAAGGGAGGTAAATATCTTAGGAGTTAACGGTATTGATTAAATGGCTGACAACGTGTACCATCTAATTGGGGAAACTATGGATTAAATGGGGGATAACAATGGGGATCTTGGTTAGTGAATTGGTGAAGAACTTTAAGGACTGGGGTATTACGCACGTTTTCGGTATCCCGGGCAAACCGATCGTTCCGCTCTTGGGGGAGTTGGAAGATCAAGGCATCCGTTTTGTATTGAGCCGACATGAAGCAGGCGCAGGCTTCGCGGCAGCAGGGTATGCATTCCGTAAAAAAACGGTCGGTGTAGCAATCGGGACTTCGGGCCCGGGCGGCACCAACATGCTGACAGCTGCAGCGCAAGCGAAGGCGTACAACTTGCCGGTCTTGTTCATCACAGGTCATTCGTCTATGAAAGCGGTTGGGACAGCCCATGGGCAAGATTCCAGTGCTTTCGGTACGGACTTGGAGCGTCTGTTCGAGTCTGTTACCCTGTTCAGCGCACGTGTGGAGAGAGCTGATCTCCTGCCGGTTTACTTGATGCATGCGATTCATAAAGCGACGGTAGGAGCTCGCGGGCCGGTGCATTTGTCGATACCTTATGATGTTTTCTACGAGAAAATCGAGCCCTTCACCGTGGAAATTCCGACGGAAGTTCCGCAGATGATCTCGTCCAACGCCGAGAAAGTCGTAGACCTCTTGAACCAAGCGAAAAAGCCGCTCTTGTTCGTCGGCAAAGGCGTTGTGGCTTCAGAGGCTTATGACGAAGTCATCGAGTTGGCTGAACGCTGGCATGTACCTGTGATGTCGACTCCGGGCGGCAAGGGCGTATTCCCGACCCATCATCCGCTGTGCCTGGGCGGTTTTGGTTTGGGCGGTACGGAAGAAGCGACCGAATATTTGAAATCCGGTGTTGACCTCATGCTCGTTGTGGGCACCAAACTTTCGGACATGTCGCTTGCTGGTTTCACCACCGACATGTATCCGAAGCAAGTGGCTCACTTTGACATCGACATCACCATGGTCGGCCGCTCTCTACAAGTTCCGACGCTGGCTGTACAAGGGGATGCGAAGCAGAACCTTCGTCGTGTACTGGAACTCCCGAACTCCGTGGAGCTCCCGGTACGCGACTACTCGGCCTTTCGCGAAATCGCCGCTTCTGTGGTGACCGATTCCGACTCGTCTGATTCGGTAAAAGCCTTGATTGAAACTTCCTCTGTGGAAGCTGTTGAAGAAGAAGAAGGCAGCGGTATGATCTCCGCTACGGAGACCGTTCGCGCGATGCGTCGTGCATTGCCGTCGAACGCGCTGCTCTTCGGAGATGACGGCAGCCATACGTTCTATGCGATCGCAAACTATGACATTCTCGAGCCGGGCACGTTCTTCTTTGACGATGTGTTTGGTGCGATGGGTCATGCGATCGGGTACGCGGTTGGCGCGAAATTGGCCGAGCCGGATCGTCCGGTTGTCTGCTTGACGGGGGACGGTTGCATGTTCATGCATGGTACGGAAATTGCCATGGCCGTCCAAGAGAAATCGCCTGTCATCTTCGTCTGCCTCAACAACGGTCGTCTGGACATGGTTGAAAAAGGCATGTCCCGCATGATCGGGTCTGCAACCGGTTCTGTGTACGAAGATGTGTTAAAGGTCAAGGAGTTTGCAGAAGCGATGGGTGCCACCGCACATTGCTGCCACACGATTGAAGATGTGGAACAAGCGATTGCACTCGCTCTGGAAAACACCAAAGGACCGACTGTCATCGAAGTTCTGGTCGACCCGTTTGAAACGCCGCCGACCATGAAACGCGCACTCTAATTCAAGTGTAACAAGGGAGAATGGAATCGATCATGGAAAACGAACGCGCCAAAGTTGGTTGGAACATCGTCGAAGACAATACCGGAGAGTACGGCAAAGCAAACGTCGATGACGTGAAAAAGAACTTCCCGGTACTCGGCAAATGGGAAGTGGAGTTCGGTTTCGGCGAGATCTGGTCTCGTCCGCAATTGGACATGAAGCAGCGCGAACTGATCACGCTGGCGGCTCTGACCGTTCTGGGAGATGCTCAACGCGCGCTCGACCACCACATCCGCGGTGCGTTGAAAGTAGGCCTCACGCCTGCTGAAATCTCGGAAGTGATGTTGCATTGCGTCGGGTACATCGGGTTCCCGCGCGCGATGAACGCTCTGTACATCATGAAGGACGTGTTCGATGAACTCGGTGTGGAACTGCCGAAAGACTAACGCCAAGTCAAGATTGGAAGTACCACCAGACCTGATCTCTTAACGGAGATCAGGTCAATTCATTATCGGGGTATTCTGTCTCAAAAGTTCCCGAAAATAAATTTACATATAAAGAGGTATTCCATCGTAATACAGCGAATATAAAACAAAGGTTAGTAGACTAAAAGATAACAAAGGAAAATGAGGTGTCGTGTCAAGGGATTCGAACAAAAAATTGCGAAGATATACGCTGGCAGCAAGTTGAACTGAGGTCGTACATGATGTTGAATGCAATTCGTTCAATTTCGTGGTTGAGAGATCGAAGAGATCTTCTCACCGCCAAGAAAGGGTGTAAAGGTGATGGCGATTTTAAGATTTTTGAAAAACAAGTGCTTCTCGAACCTTACAAGTGAATCGCAGAAGAACAACTTGCTGTTTTTGATCATTGTTTCTGTTTGTTCGTTTGCTGAGTTGAACGTTACCGTATCCGTAGGCTTCCTTACTCAGGCGAACCTCATTTGGGGTATCGTGATCCTGACCCTCTGGACCATCGGTGCGGTGCTCTTGTTCATCCCGGCCTTGGTGAGACTGTACAAGTACATTATGATGACTTGCTGGTTCGGATTTACCCTGATGGTCATCTACATGTTCAACGTTATGCCTTCGCAGTTTGAATCGATCTACTTCATGCTGGCATTGGCACTTATCTACCTCAATGGTCGACTGATTTGGTATCTTGGTATTACGGCAACTGTATTCACCGTTTTGGGTTACATGATGTGGAAAGACATCTTCTTCCCGCACAGTGATGTGACCGACCTGAACGTCCGCTTTGGTATGATCCTCCAAGTTACCTTCGCAATGTGGGGTGTTACCTCCATCGGGAAATACCTGCTGGGTGTCCTGAACAAGGAAAAAGAAGACGTGATGCGCAAAGCATCCGAGTTGGAGAAAGTCCAAGGGCTCATCCAACAAACCGCATTCCGCCTCAAGGAAAACTTCGATGTCCTCAAAGGCAACGTCGAAATTTCCAACCAATCCTCTGAAGAAATTCGAGTCGCGTTCCACCAGATCGCGATCGGTGCACAATCGCAAGCAGAGAACATCTCCTCCTCCGCGATGCAACTGACGGAGATGGAGCAATTGATGGACAACCTGTTGGATCAAGTCCGTGGGGCGGCCAACAACATTAGCGAGAGCCTTTCGTTCTCGCACACTTCCAAAGAGAAGCTCGGACTCTTCGAAGAGCGCATGCGCATCTTGGACGAGATCATTCACGAAACCGGCATGGTCGTTCGTACCTTCACCGAACAATCCAAGCAGATCAACGGCATCGCGCAATTGATCACCGGCATCTCGAACCAAACCTCTCTGCTCGCACTGAACGCGAACATCGAGGCAGCACGCGCCGGCGAAAACGGTCGCGGCTTCGCAGTCGTAGCAAACGAAGTCCTCAAACTTGCAGAAGAGTCCCAAAAATCTGCACAGGGCATCCAAGAAATTCTCACCAAGTTCAAAGAGCAAGCGGACATCGTCGAAGACCGCATCGCCCGCGGCGAGAAAGTCCAAGAAGAGTCCTCGCAAATGCTCCACGACATTCTGTTCAACGTCGAACACCTCGGCAACTTCATCACCTCGTTGGACAACTTGATGGGGAACATCGTTCACCACCAAGAGAACTACAAGACCAAGACGACGCAAATCGCGCAAGAAGTTACGGATGCTTCCTCCATCACCGAGGAAACGTCGGCGGCAACGCAAGAGATCTTGGCATCCATCGAGGAATCTTCCTCGCGCAACCGTGACTCTGTCCGTGCTCTCCACGACGTCAACGACTATGTGGAAGAACTCGAACGCGTCATGAACTCGGACGCTGCAGCAACTGCAGAAGAAACCGACAAGTAAGAACAAGCGTCTACTTCGAAAAAAAGGCTTGGTCCCATTTGGGATCAGGCCCTTTTTTCAAAAAAGCGTGTTGACACTCTCATGCCGACCATGCTATATTACTAATGTCTTCACCACATTATATGCGGCCATGGCGGAATTGGCAGACGCGCAAGATTCAGGTTCTTGTGGGGGCAACCCCGTGGAGGTTCAAGTCCTCTTGGCCGCACCAAACGAATGTAAAAAGCAAGAAGCCCGATCTCATCACAGAGATCGGGCTTCTTGCTTTTTATTGCCTGCTCAAAAAAAGACTCGAGCCCCTACAGGCCCGAGTCTTTTTTTACATCCCGATGTACTTCGCATACAGACTTCGTGCGACCGACAGATCATCTGTCCCTTGCACCAGCACGCGCCCGTCTTCGAAAATCACCAGACGAATTTCCTCCGTCGCGTAGAACCGCACCAAAAACTTGTTGCTCTCGACACGCCCGCTCGTTTCCAAGCGTTTCGCCAACGCCGGGAGATCGACTTCCCACGGTTCAGACGGGGAAATTTGAATCGTGTTGCGACCGCACAGGGTGGTCGTTTCATCGCCGGCGCGCGTTTCCAGATACAGAAACTCTCCGCGTCCGCAGCACGGACAATCGGCCCGGCGTGCTTTCGAAATGTCGATGGAGTTCGTGCTGTAGTCCCACATCCCGATGTTCAGCATCGTCCGGCGCACTTTGTCCAACGCGCCGACGAGAATTTTCATGCCTTCCACCGCTTGGTAGGATGCCACGACATGAATGATCGGCCCGACTACGCCTGC contains these protein-coding regions:
- a CDS encoding carboxymuconolactone decarboxylase family protein, encoding MENERAKVGWNIVEDNTGEYGKANVDDVKKNFPVLGKWEVEFGFGEIWSRPQLDMKQRELITLAALTVLGDAQRALDHHIRGALKVGLTPAEISEVMLHCVGYIGFPRAMNALYIMKDVFDELGVELPKD
- a CDS encoding DUF3817 domain-containing protein; this translates as MLKSPIGRLRAIGIIEGLSFLVLLLIAMPLKYVAGKPEAVQIVGAVHGVLFVLYIGAVLLAAKARRWSFGRVVIALIVSSIPIGTFVFDKSLRREQHNLA
- a CDS encoding thiamine pyrophosphate-binding protein, with the translated sequence MGILVSELVKNFKDWGITHVFGIPGKPIVPLLGELEDQGIRFVLSRHEAGAGFAAAGYAFRKKTVGVAIGTSGPGGTNMLTAAAQAKAYNLPVLFITGHSSMKAVGTAHGQDSSAFGTDLERLFESVTLFSARVERADLLPVYLMHAIHKATVGARGPVHLSIPYDVFYEKIEPFTVEIPTEVPQMISSNAEKVVDLLNQAKKPLLFVGKGVVASEAYDEVIELAERWHVPVMSTPGGKGVFPTHHPLCLGGFGLGGTEEATEYLKSGVDLMLVVGTKLSDMSLAGFTTDMYPKQVAHFDIDITMVGRSLQVPTLAVQGDAKQNLRRVLELPNSVELPVRDYSAFREIAASVVTDSDSSDSVKALIETSSVEAVEEEEGSGMISATETVRAMRRALPSNALLFGDDGSHTFYAIANYDILEPGTFFFDDVFGAMGHAIGYAVGAKLAEPDRPVVCLTGDGCMFMHGTEIAMAVQEKSPVIFVCLNNGRLDMVEKGMSRMIGSATGSVYEDVLKVKEFAEAMGATAHCCHTIEDVEQAIALALENTKGPTVIEVLVDPFETPPTMKRAL
- a CDS encoding DUF4077 domain-containing protein, which gives rise to MAILRFLKNKCFSNLTSESQKNNLLFLIIVSVCSFAELNVTVSVGFLTQANLIWGIVILTLWTIGAVLLFIPALVRLYKYIMMTCWFGFTLMVIYMFNVMPSQFESIYFMLALALIYLNGRLIWYLGITATVFTVLGYMMWKDIFFPHSDVTDLNVRFGMILQVTFAMWGVTSIGKYLLGVLNKEKEDVMRKASELEKVQGLIQQTAFRLKENFDVLKGNVEISNQSSEEIRVAFHQIAIGAQSQAENISSSAMQLTEMEQLMDNLLDQVRGAANNISESLSFSHTSKEKLGLFEERMRILDEIIHETGMVVRTFTEQSKQINGIAQLITGISNQTSLLALNANIEAARAGENGRGFAVVANEVLKLAEESQKSAQGIQEILTKFKEQADIVEDRIARGEKVQEESSQMLHDILFNVEHLGNFITSLDNLMGNIVHHQENYKTKTTQIAQEVTDASSITEETSAATQEILASIEESSSRNRDSVRALHDVNDYVEELERVMNSDAAATAEETDK